Proteins encoded together in one Deinococcus irradiatisoli window:
- a CDS encoding PadR family transcriptional regulator gives MEPNLLKGHLDLILLAILESGPMYGLEISKQAQQETDGYFDLRVGSLYPALHRLEQAGWISGEFRPAPRGGAPVKYYWLTDEGRGNLKRKREEFRVFSSYIQALGS, from the coding sequence ATGGAACCAAATCTCCTCAAAGGCCACCTTGACCTGATTTTGCTCGCCATCCTCGAATCTGGGCCGATGTACGGTCTGGAAATCAGTAAGCAGGCACAGCAGGAGACAGACGGCTACTTTGATTTGAGAGTCGGCAGCTTATATCCCGCGCTGCACCGATTGGAGCAGGCCGGCTGGATCAGCGGTGAGTTTCGGCCCGCGCCGCGGGGGGGCGCGCCGGTCAAGTACTACTGGCTTACCGACGAGGGACGCGGCAATCTCAAGCGCAAACGCGAGGAATTCCGGGTGTTCAGTTCGTACATACAGGCGTTGGGGAGCTAA